One window of the Podospora pseudocomata strain CBS 415.72m chromosome 7, whole genome shotgun sequence genome contains the following:
- the STE11 gene encoding ATP binding (COG:T; EggNog:ENOG503NURD) has product MAMLASKSTFPASLGSQPSAMMVNTPQTASAYPSSRRAPAVQMATQNYQSPTESEFSDVDGPDSVKNWDEDRVCEYLRSVKCGEYEKIFRRNHINGDNLLEMDKEVLKEMGIDKVGDRVRLFLSIKKLRTKTYANQKRRNRDSFAGLDVQYAPSSQSPRHQPNTGASGRGMPASNKRPTSPQSSGGFRSARQQQQRYPQPPHTAYSQPTPATAIFPMSPPEPPHTGRLMASHTRTQSDGSSLMAALPPGQDVIRVISTGGVTKVVKIADCNTCEEVMRVTLRKFALREDHERNYCFWVLVGGDDPHKCRRLGDTELWRVIKDHTRPERNRLILRRVPAGEPGFAELERAAAIAMEEAQQNHNRSMETMDKRSQLKAQKVLGESWETIQQPPLSPVSYQDHQDRERNVYNTARDLERPAPAEAPRMPRSRKVLRQFGGLRPPSELIASDLTSYFPDHSREAIDRTARMSMRRSQRLSRVNHRLSVASTLSFASSIQDAPPIPTIADSWLTASNQVARVRPGNQLGRLNHGYRDSVASSVLDTLQEESSPIEPNRKSYVSFADSSSDAGTAAVSITDPDGNVVRHSYFDGDSTVGSGGSLQEVNQALTDDGEDADEELQSFLAGDSWDDSKWMKGALIGQGSFGCVYLALHAVTGELLAVKQVETPSPGANSQSDARKKSMIEALKREISLLRDLRHPNIVQYLGCGSSAEYLNIFLEYVPGGSVQTMLNSYGALPEPLVRSFVKQILNGLSYLHNMDIIHRDIKGANILVDNKGTIKISDFGISKKLEATNILNGANNNKHRPSLQGSVFWMAPEVVKQTSYTRKADIWSLGCLVVEMFTGTHPFPDCTQLQAIFKIGGAKATPTIPEHASEEAKQFLGQTFEIDHNKRPSADDLMLSPFLTPPAL; this is encoded by the exons ATGGCAATGTTGGCTTCCAAGTCGACATTTCCGGCTTCGCTGGGCTCGCAGCCgtcggccatgatggtgaacACGCCCCAGACCGCCTCTGCCTACCCCTCCTCGAGACGCGCGCCCGCCGTTCAGATGGCCACCCAAAATTACCAAAGCCCGACCGAGTCGGAGTTTTCTGACGTCGACGGTCCGGACTCGGTCAAGAATTGGGATGAAGATAGGGTTTGCGAGTACCTGCGGAGCGTCAAGTGTGGCGAATACGAAAAGATCTTCCGCAGGAATCACATCAATGGAGACAacttgttggagatggataAGGAAGTGCTGAAGGAGATGGGCATTGACAAGGTGGGCGATCGTGTGCGCTTGTTCCTGAGCATCAAGAAGTTGCGGACCAAGACATACGCCAACCAAAAGAGGCGCAACAGG GATTCCTTTGCGGGGCTTGATGTCCAATATGCGCCCTCCTCACAATCACCACGGCACCAACCAAATACTGGTGCCAGTGGTCGCGGGATGCCAGCGAGCAATAAGAG GCCTACCTCTCCTCAGTCTTCCGGTGGCTTCAGAAGCGCccgccaacagcagcagagatatcctcaaccacctcataCAGCATACAGTCAACCAACTCCTGCGACGGCCATCTTCCCCATGTCTCCGCCCGAGCCACCACACACAGGCCGTCTGATGGCAAGCCACACCAGAACTCAGTCGGATGGCTCATCACTAATGGCCGCTTTGCCCCCTGGACAGGATGTGATCCGGGTTATCTCGACAGGTGGTGTCACCAAGGTTGTTAAGATCGCCGACTGCAACACCTGCGAGGAAGTCATGCGCGTCACATTGCGCAAGTTCGCTTTACGGGAGGATCATGAGAGAAACTACTGCTTCTGGGTCTTGGTCGGTGGTGACGACCCACATAAGTGCCGTCGCCTTGGTGATACTGAACTTTGGAGGGTGATCAAAGACCACACCCGACCAGAACGAAATCGCCTCATCTTACGACGTGTTCCTGCCGGGGAGCCAGGATTCGCCGAATTAGAAAGAGCAGCTGCGATTGCCATGGAGGAGGCGCAACAAAACCACAATCGCTCCATGGAGACTATGGACAAGCGAAGTCAACTAAAGGCACAAAAGGTCTTGGGTGAATCGTGGGAAACTATTCAGCAGCCGCCCCTTTCACCTGTGTCTTATCAGGACCATCAAGACCGAGAAAGAAATGTGTACAACACCGCCAGAGACTTGGAGCGGCCGGCACCCGCTGAGGCACCACGAATGCCCCGCAGCCGCAAGGTTCTTCGGCAGTTCGGCGGGCTAAGACCGCCCAGCGAGTTGATCGCGTCGGATCTTACCAGCTATTTCCCTGACCACTCCAGAGAGGCTATCGACAGGACAGCCCGCATGTCCATGCGTAGGTCGCAGCGCCTTAGCAGGGTGAACCACCGCCTCAGTGTGGCCAGCACCCTGAGCTTTGCGTCCAGCATTCAGGATGCACCTCCTATTCCTACCATTGCCGACAGTTGGCTCACTGCTTCCAACCAAGTCGCCAGGGTCCGTCCTGGAAACCAGCTGGGCCGCCTCAACCATGGGTACCGGGACTCGGTCGCCTCCTCCGTTCTCGATACTCTACAGGAGGAGTCATCACCTATCGAACCGAACCGCAAGTCTTATGTGTCTTTTGCGGATAGCAGCTCAGATGCCGGTACTGCTGCCGTCAGCATCACCGACCCAGATGGAAACGTGGTCCGACACAGCTACTTTGACGGCGACAGCACCGTCGGATCTGGCGGTTCTCTCCAAGAAGTCAACCAGGCCCTCACCGACGACGGAGAGGATGCCGATGAAGAGCTTCAGAGCTTCCTCGCTGGCGACTCCTGGGATGACAGCAAGTGGATGAAGGGTGCGCTCATTGGTCAGGGGTCTTTTGGTTGCGTCTACCTCGCCCTCCACGCCGTCACTGGCGAGCTTCTCGCCGTAAAGCAAGTCGAGACCCCATCGCCCGGCGCCAACAGCCAGAGCGACGCCCGAAAGAAGAGCATGATCGAGGCGCTCAAGCGTGAAATCAGTCTCCTCCGCGACCTCCGGCACCCCAACATTGTGCAATACCTCGGCTGCGGATCATCAGCCGAATACCTCAACATTTTCCTCGAATACGTTCCCGGCGGCTCAGTCCAAACCATGCTTAACTCGTACGGCGCCCTCCCCGAGCCCTTGGTCCGCAGCTTCGTCAAGCAAATCCTCAACGGCCTTTCCTACCTCCACAACATGGACATCATCCACCGCGACATCAAGGGCGCCAACATCCTCGTCGACAACAAGGGCACCATCAAAATCTCGGATTTTGGCATTTCGAAGAAGCTGGAAGCAACAAACATTCTCAACGGGGCCAACAATAATAAACACCGGCCTTCGCTGCAGGGGTCAGTGTTCTGGATGGCACCAGAAGTGGTCAAGCAAACGTCTTACACCCGCAAGGCGGATATCTGGTCGCTTGggtgtcttgttgttgaaatGTTTACGGGGACGCATCCGTTCCCGGATTGCACGCAGCTGCAGGCCATTTTCAAGATTGGGGGGGCGAAGGCCACGCCGACGATCCCGGAGCATGCGAGCGAGGAGGCGAAGCAGTTTTTGGGGCAGACGTTTGAGATTGATCATAACAAGAGGCCGAGTGCGGATGATTTGATGTTGAGTCCGTTTTTGACACCGCCGGCGTTGTAA